The Vibrio echinoideorum genome includes a region encoding these proteins:
- the flhB gene encoding flagellar biosynthesis protein FlhB yields the protein MAESDGQERTEDATPKRLQQAKEKGQVARSKELASASVLIVGAISLMWFGESMAKALFEAMQRLFSLSRDEIFDTNKLLEIAGGALVNLLFPLFLILITLFVAAVIGAAGVGGVNFSMQAAMPKASKLNPLSGIKRMFGLQSWVELLKSILKVALVSGMAIYLIQASQHDLMQLSLDVYPQNIFHALDILLNFILLISCTLLIVVAIDIPFQIWQHADQLKMTKQEVKDEFKDTEGKPEVKGRIRMLQREAAQRRMMADVPQADVIVTNPEHFSVALRYKQNQDKAPIVVAKGVDHMAMKIREIARENDIYIIPAPPLARALYHTTELEQQIPDGLFTAVAQVLAYVFQLKQYRKKGGDRPKLQDSNMPIPPDLRH from the coding sequence ATGGCAGAGTCAGACGGTCAAGAACGCACAGAAGACGCCACGCCCAAACGCTTGCAACAGGCCAAAGAAAAAGGGCAGGTTGCAAGATCAAAAGAGTTAGCGTCGGCGTCGGTACTCATTGTCGGTGCAATTTCCTTAATGTGGTTTGGCGAATCAATGGCGAAGGCTTTGTTCGAGGCCATGCAACGCTTGTTTTCTCTGAGCCGTGACGAAATATTTGATACCAATAAACTCCTAGAAATAGCGGGTGGCGCATTGGTGAACCTATTGTTTCCTTTATTCTTGATCCTTATTACTTTGTTCGTTGCTGCAGTTATCGGCGCTGCTGGCGTTGGTGGGGTTAACTTTTCGATGCAAGCAGCGATGCCTAAAGCGTCTAAGCTAAATCCATTGAGTGGTATCAAGCGTATGTTTGGCCTACAAAGTTGGGTCGAACTACTGAAATCTATTTTGAAGGTAGCCCTAGTATCGGGCATGGCCATTTATCTCATTCAAGCTTCTCAGCACGATTTGATGCAGCTGAGCCTGGATGTGTACCCGCAGAATATATTCCACGCTTTAGATATATTGCTTAACTTCATTCTATTGATCAGTTGTACTTTACTCATCGTGGTAGCCATTGATATCCCATTCCAGATCTGGCAACACGCGGATCAACTGAAGATGACCAAACAAGAAGTCAAAGATGAATTCAAAGACACCGAAGGTAAGCCCGAAGTTAAAGGTCGAATTCGCATGCTACAACGGGAAGCCGCTCAACGACGTATGATGGCGGATGTTCCTCAAGCGGATGTGATTGTTACTAACCCCGAGCACTTTTCAGTGGCTTTGCGTTATAAGCAGAATCAAGACAAGGCACCAATTGTGGTCGCTAAAGGGGTTGACCATATGGCGATGAAGATCCGTGAAATCGCCCGTGAAAATGACATCTATATTATTCCAGCACCGCCGTTGGCTAGAGCGCTTTATCACACCACTGAGTTGGAACAACAAATTCCTGACGGTCTATTTACGGCAGTGGCGCAAGTTCTTGCATATGTATTCCAGCTTAAACAGTACCGAAAAAAAGGTGGTGATAGGCCAAAATTGCAAGATTCTAATATGCCGATCCCACCTGACTTACGTCATTAG
- the fliR gene encoding flagellar biosynthetic protein FliR, producing MEYPTSLVLEWLANYFWPYTRISAMLMVMTVTGARFVSPRIRLYLGLAITFAVMPAIPAVPKEIELLSFQGFLTVFEQIVIGVAMGFVTQFLIQTFVMLGQILGMQSSLGFASMVDPANGQNTPVLGQLFMLLATMFFLATDGHLKMLQLVVFSFKTLPIGSGSLTAVDFRELALWLGIMFKTALAMSLSGIIALLTINLSFGVMTRAAPQLNIFSLGFAFALLVGLLLCWYILGGLFSHYELFWVQGEQQICRLIRLDC from the coding sequence ATGGAATACCCAACGAGCCTTGTACTAGAGTGGTTAGCCAATTATTTTTGGCCATACACTCGCATCTCAGCAATGCTGATGGTGATGACGGTAACAGGGGCACGCTTTGTGTCCCCGCGTATCCGTCTGTATTTAGGTTTGGCGATTACCTTTGCTGTGATGCCTGCGATTCCTGCCGTTCCTAAAGAGATAGAACTGCTGTCTTTCCAAGGATTCTTGACGGTATTTGAACAAATCGTGATTGGCGTTGCCATGGGGTTTGTCACCCAGTTCCTGATTCAAACCTTTGTTATGCTCGGTCAGATTCTCGGTATGCAATCGAGCTTGGGCTTCGCTTCTATGGTTGACCCAGCTAACGGGCAGAACACGCCAGTACTTGGCCAACTGTTTATGCTGTTGGCTACCATGTTTTTCTTAGCGACTGATGGTCACTTGAAAATGTTGCAGTTGGTGGTGTTTAGCTTTAAGACCTTGCCGATTGGTAGCGGTTCTTTGACGGCTGTAGACTTTAGAGAACTGGCACTGTGGCTTGGCATCATGTTCAAAACGGCATTAGCGATGTCCTTATCGGGCATTATTGCGCTGCTAACGATTAACCTTTCGTTTGGTGTAATGACGCGCGCCGCACCTCAGCTTAATATATTTTCTTTGGGTTTTGCATTTGCACTACTCGTGGGCCTGTTGCTTTGTTGGTACATCCTTGGCGGCTTATTTAGCCACTATGAACTATTCTGGGTGCAAGGCGAACAACAGATATGTCGTCTAATCCGATTAGATTGCTAG
- the fliQ gene encoding flagellar biosynthesis protein FliQ gives MNPEIFVDLFRDALWMVLVMVCAIIIPSLLIGLVVAVFQAATSINEQTLSFLPRLIVTLLALMMFAHWMTQMMMEFFFELIERLPQVLY, from the coding sequence ATGAATCCTGAAATATTCGTAGATTTGTTTCGAGACGCACTTTGGATGGTACTTGTAATGGTTTGCGCCATTATTATTCCTAGTCTGCTGATTGGTTTGGTTGTTGCTGTCTTCCAAGCGGCGACGTCTATCAACGAACAAACTCTGAGCTTCCTGCCGCGTTTGATCGTGACGTTATTGGCGTTGATGATGTTTGCTCACTGGATGACTCAGATGATGATGGAGTTCTTTTTTGAACTCATCGAACGCTTGCCGCAAGTTTTGTATTAA